A window of Miscanthus floridulus cultivar M001 chromosome 12, ASM1932011v1, whole genome shotgun sequence genomic DNA:
CTGGGCCAAAATTCTGTTGGGCTGCATATCACTAACAATTTGTTGGGCCAAATTTTAGGATAGATCCGGACCGAAAAAAGTCAATATTACCTCTCTCAACTTTTGCATAAgtctattttttttcttatgaactctaaaaccgggtaaaccacctctctaaacttttaaaaccgtttgtTTTACCTCTGTTTTCAAAGgaggttttgttttttttttcggctaaatctttgaaaaatcatactaaataaaaaaaaatcataaaatggataatctaattttgttggactccacgtgagtagatctacataatgaacatataatatggtatgttttagtacaaattttttattgtaactttagatctatgcttttctgtaattaatttatagctgcagtttctatggtccaattgtggtgaaatttttatgacgggctaattattgtatgcttgaactgtagtaaaaaattcatactcattggatcatgtatagcttagttatGGATTTATAAATACattttaacaagcataaacctaaataaatctaATGATAGAAAAGCACACACCTAAAAACTTTTTAACTAGCATACACCTAAATACTTTTTAACAAGCATACACCTAAATaattttttactacagttcaagcataAAATAATTattccaccataaaaatttcaccagaATTGGACCATAGATATTGTAGCTATGAATTTTTTTCGAATGCGAGGTCGAACCCCATTTCCATTCATGATGAAATGGAAACACAGAAGATTGTTCAAAGTGGGTGGCAGGAGATACGGGAGATAAAAGTTTCTAGAattgcagctatgaattaattatagaaaaacataaATCTAAAAATacaacaaaaaaaatatatactaaagcataccatattatatgttcactgtgtagatctactcatgtagagtccaacaaaattggattttctattttatgagttttctatgatttactatgatttttcaaaagattcagccgaaataaaaaaaagacaaaaccgcctttgaaaaccgcttgtaaccggtcagggaggtaaaacgaacggttttaaaagttcagggaaGTGGTTTACCCGGTTTTAGAGTTCAGACAGGAAAAGCaaactttctaaaaaaaattgagAGAGGTAATCTGAACTTTTTCCTTTTGGACCTATCTAGACTACCCACTGGCCCGCCACTgcatgagatcctaacatagtgTTAGTTCGCGGTAGTCCCTCCTGTgtgaaatttgtttttttataaagAAAACTTTTATTAAATTCTCAAAGTGTTACATCAAGACGATACAAAGGCCGCGTGACGTCAGGTGCGCTACTAGTTACATAGGTTAACCgttgtttttttcctttgattTAATATAACTATAACGAAAACATATCAAAGCATGATGATACAACCATTTTGTCTACTTAAAAAATAAATGTTGTCACAACTTGTGGACATATATTAGGTGATACTCCCTTATTTATTCTTCTTACATGCATATCCTCCCTAGACCAATCAACACATCGCCCACTATTATTTGTAATGAACAAGGAAAATATGTaaatacatactccctccgtcccacaaaGAATGTCGTTTTCACTTACCaagaagtcaaatatttttaactcTAGCCACCTATATtaaaaaagaatattaatatttgtaatcTATAATTAGTATCGTTAGATAAATCATGCAATATATTTCCATGATAATTTTTTTAGTGATacgaatgttgctaatatttctataaagctagtcaaatttgagaaagtttttacCAACGCGCATCGCATAACATtattctttttgggacggagagagtacctATGTTTTGAATGCTGAAGGTGTTAGATGTGGGTAATGCTTCGGTAATCCCTTATCTATTAGAAGATAATACTTCAAATAAATCTAAActcttatttttttttaattttctgcttaattaattaattaaacttaaaaagaaACAATAAGTATTCCTGAATCCCCTCGACACGGAGAAAGAAGCCCAACGCGTGATATCCTCCCTTTTCCTCCTTGCTAATTTCATGCATGCAAAATAGATCATTTTTTTTGgtaatggaaaagtttcatgtgTGCCCAACGTGAGTTACTtgcataaaaaaatattttatgcTAACTAAATTATGTTGTACCTAAAGTTGCAAAAAATAAGAAGATTTATCACATCCAATAGATTATGTATACATCATCAATTAGATCTAAAAAAGatctttatttttctttatttatcCTAGGAAGTAATAGATGATTCTAACTATTCGATCTAATTAAATAAAGGACTGATAGTTATCTAGGAGTACCACAGCAAAACTtattagatgttcagcatgttcgtttgttggtGTCAGCCAGGGATTATCAACCAgctaatagtgtttttctctcacaacaaaccagcaccaaccgGACTTATTAgtccaaaaaccaaccagcgaataggccgGTTATCTGTTTCTTCTAGGAAGCAGCTGAAAATTTTCGTGCATTCAGCACTGTACTACTTCTCagctattatatttgttttctgcAGGCTTAACAGTAGGCAGTGCTGGTTTTGGCCTACTGTTTTCGCTTCTCAGTGTTGCAAAAATCACCAATAAACTCAAGCAACAAAGAATCAAGAAGCTGAGACGAACGATTTTCAAGAGGAACCATGGATTGCTTCTCCAACAGTTAATCTCATCAAACAGAGACATAGCTGAGAATATGAAGATTTTCGGATTACAAGAACTAGAGCAAGCAACCAATAAATTCGACCATAATCGCATCCTGGGCGGTGGAGGACATGGCATAATCTTTAAGGGCATCTTAGCTGATCAACGTACTGTGGCCATAAAAAAAGAGCAGACCCAGTGTCGGAGGCTCTCACATGAGTGAGGGTTGAGGAAGggaaaaaaccgaggcaagccttctccGCAAAATCTACGAAGAGGCtacttcgaacccgcgacctggtgatTCAGACTGCACCAGGCTTGCCCTTCTGTATTGTGGCCATCAAGAAGTCTAAAATTGCAGTTCAGAGGGAAATTGATCAATTCATAAATGAAGTTGTCATACTTTCACAAACTAATCATAGAAATATGGTGAAGCTCTTCGATTGTTGCCTTGAGAGCGAAGTTCCTTTACTAGTTTATGAGTTTATATCAAATGGAACTCTGTCATATCATCTCCATGAGCAAAGTGAAAATCTTTTGTCATGGAAAGACAGACCAGTGGCGGATGCCCCCCTGTgagagtgattttcctttgtgtTTACTGTAGAAGAAACGTGATTTCACCGttaatcttcgacatttgttttaaatctctattgattagcgccccccccccctccgaggtgctcatcttggctccgctAATGAGACAGACTGAGGATTGCACTGGAAACTTCCAGGGCCATTGCATATCTACATAGTGCTGCTTCCATATTAGTCGACTTACAGAAAAGAGTGATGTTTATAGCTTTGGTGTCATCTTAGCGGAACTTCTAACAAGGGTTAAACCGGTTTTCTCAACTCCGTCATCAGAAGTTACAAGCCTAGCTTCGCACATTGTGTCAATAATGAGAGACAATCGCTTATGTGATATTCTAGATCCTCATATTGTTGAAGAGGGAAATACTGAAGACATCAAGGTGGTTGCAGCGCTCACAAGAGCATGCTTAAGCATAAAAGGTGAAGAAAGGCCTACCATGAGGCAAGTCGAGATAACGCTTGAAGATCTACAAGGATCAAAGGTCCTCCCCAATTCTCGGATGACAAGTCAAAATGCTATACAAGATTTGACATATAACGGAAGCAATGGCAACGAAGGCACTAGACTATACAGCTTGGAGAAAGAGTTCATACAATCATCTGAAATTCCAAGATGATTGTGGACTGCCAGAAATTACCACATGTTACGATCTGGAAGAATGCGAAGCGACCTTCACTAAGGAGCTTTCCCTTTGGATTCATAGGGCTAAGAACAAATCTCTTCCACCATTTGAAATATGGATTCATAACCTTTTGTGATTTTTCTTGTTTTGCTCatcttctttctttccttttctgtTTCTTGAATAATCTTGCTTGTAAGACTGTCTTCTTTTGCTCTTTTTATGGGACATCGGCGCCTCCTGATTCCTAAATGGACAGCAATTGCACAGCGTTTCTCTGAAACTTGCCGCAAGGATATTTTAGTGGCTAGGTCGGTACTCCATGTGGTCGCTAGTTTTCTGTCgcagcgtcgtcgtcgtcgtcgttgccaTTGCCTTCCTTTGTCAATTGTCATCCAGTGTGCGTTTGCTCCTCGCACATGTGTATACAGTACCGGCCACCGATTCTGGACCGCTGATGGCCATGGACCCCCGAGTATGTTGGACCGTTGGGCTCTAGTTAGGAAACTGTGCCCACAGCAAGCTGCGTTTGTGAAGCTGTTGCAGTGTCAACGAGCCCATAAAACAGGGCCCATAACCAAGGGTTTCCTTCCTAATTCAGTAATTCTGCCGTGATCCTGCGAACTGCGAAGGCCGGAGCTCGCCGGAAGCTTAACTTAACTGGAGCTCACATGCAGGGCTCGTGATTTCTGCTGCTCAGTAGAGTAAAGATTGCGAAGTAAGTGCTTGTTATACAACATAAATATCGAAAACAAAGGAACGTGAGGGAGTAAGTAAAACCCTACAGGACTTTAAAACAATAGGATTGAAAGAAGTATGCTGTTTGGGTCAAAGGAAAATCAGCGCTCGAAGCCGTAATTGGAGCAATtgtcagtcaacagtacttttaagtgaacgaacagtatttttccctCGCAACATTTTAGTATAAGCAttagcataagtcaaatttcagcgaaacgaacaggttcACCAGAGAGCGATCATCATTCATTAGTTACTGAAAGCAGCATTGGATTTCGATATTCTCTTGGACTGGACCGATGAGAGCAACAGTGAGAAAGCTCTTCGATTAAGAGCAGAGACGGAGCCGCAGGATCTTTTTCGGAAATATTGACGGGGCCGAAGATTCTTCCCTTCGCTTTCACTGTCTGCATTTTTTTCGTGTGAAAAAAAAATGATGGAGACAGAACCTTTTCATTCAGAGGAGTAGAAACGCCAGACCCTTTCATCCAAACAGCTACTTGGACACCCTCCAATTGAACACTGCTGCCACATCTTAAAACTTTCCATACACTTTCCCCCCTTCGATCCCAACAGGGCCCAGAAAAGTTGTCCCGTCCCGGAATCTCATGAACTGTGCCTTTGAAACTTCAAAGTGAAATCCTTTATCTAGCTGCACTTGGACACCCTCCAATTGAGCACTGCTGCCACATTTTTGGGACTGACCTCCATCCAATATACAAAAAGTCCAAGCTATACGTACGAAAGCTTTCAATTATGGAACGCCCTGACTGGCCATGCAGGCGCAACTGGCCCGGTCACTACACAAACTTCCtactaataaaataaaaaggacgtTTTCGCAAGCAAAAGAAGCATGTAGGTCCCACCACCAGGCACAGTAGCCCCCACCCGGGGTCCACGGACGCAACGCAAGCAGTGACCGCACTGCAGTGACAGTGCATCCGTCGCCCCGTCGTCCGTCCCTCATGACATAGACCCTTATCTGCAGATCGATCCCGTGCCCGTGCTATCCGTCATTATTACAGAAATGCCCATTATTAACCCAACAACTAGTCGCTCGTCGGCGCTCGCAACTGGGGAAGGCCGCACCCGCCGGCCGCACAATCCAACCTCCTCGTCCTTCCCGTCCCGGGCGCCACCGGCTAGTAAGTGACAGCACCGTCCGAGCGTCGCCGTCCTTTACTTTACTTAACCAGCGAGCTGACCAGCTGAGGAGGAGCAGGACGGCGCCCCACCCCCACAGGATTTCTCTCTCGTCCACCACCAGCTGAGCTCATCAGGTCGGCGTCTCGTCGCTAGCTGCCGCGAGCAAGACGTACAGGTGCGCGTGCGTGCGGCGGCGAGGATTCGATTGGATTGGAACCGTACGTCGCCCGTCGGTCCAGTCGTCGTCGATGGGGATCCACCTGCTGGCGTTCGTGGCGGCGAGGGGCTTCCTGCAGGTGTTCCAGGTGTCGGCGCCGCTGCTGTGGCCGCTCAACCTCTGGCTGCCGCTGGCCCGCCACCTGCCCGAGGCCTGCGCCGCCTTCTACGACGCCCTCGTCTCGCACGCGGGCCGCCTGCGCGCCACCGTCCGGCGACACCGACGCGACAGCGGCAGCCGGAGGGCCCTCGACGAGTACCTCCGCAACGCCACGATGCTAACCCTCTCGGACTGAGAGACTGCTGAGCCGAGAGCGGCCAGTATCGGCGGCGGGCGTGCAcagcctgccggcggcgccgccgctgCAAGGGCGGCGCGCGTGTGGGGCTCGTTTTCCACCTGTGTGTAGCTATAGCTAGGATCTGTTATCTccgtttgtttcttttttttttccttcgctgttctttttgctGCTTTTCGGTGCTTAGTAGCTTGTACTTGctagcatctcaagattgggcaTTGAGGAGCTCCGTGTGGTAAATTTTGTAATGCTCATCTGTAACTGAAGAACAAACCCATTTTAATCGGCATCGAGCTTACCGTTATGTTAGTTTGTTCTCTTTCTTGCAACCACGGAATGCCGATATTTTGTGGAGAAATGAACAAAGTTCACATAAACGCTATGAATGCCGTACCCGCTCAATTAAGGAGAAAACAACAAGATCAAGGATTACCTGCGCAGGCGTTGGGACGTTTTATTCGTCGCCAACCAAGCGTACAAATCGCATGCGTCGAATGACAGTCAGACAGTGGCCACCATTGCCCACTGTCCATTGTCTTGTACGAGTACGTGTACCAGTACTACCTTCACCTAAAAATACTATATAATTTTAATCCattttttcaagtttgaccaaatattaaTATACTGAGTGGAATTATATTTTCACTCTATATACAATTATAAATACGGATATTATTTGTAATAAATCGAATTGAGGATAAGATAATGATAATTTGATTTGGACAAGATTTAGagagagtgttttttttttgtgtgtgtgtgtggggtgggtgggtggggggggtggggggggggttgGACGACGTAGGTAGCCTCTGGATGTCACTCGCGATTTTCTTTCCAACGACCAATGCAGATTTCACGATTTGTTGGCCGCATCTATTCCTAGTTTTGCTGTATCAATTGCGCCTGTTTTTTTTTAAAGCTAATTGCGCCTGGTTTTGATCAGGATGCAAACCAAAcacaagcaaaaaaaaaagacgGTTAGTTCACGGAAAAGCGGCGCCAGCTGGGTTGTTGATAGAATAAAGAATGTTACCTTTTTTTTAGgatcagcgcatgctagctggtCTCCTTTGTTCAAGGGCCGACAGACTGGCCCACTAGCCCATGGCCCATGGCCCGCTAGGCCCATCTGGTAAATGTGGGGTCCAGAGTCCTGACAGTAATTACGTGCGGGTCACTCAACGAAGCATCATTAGGCGTGGGAAGGTTTCCTTTTTCAAATCACTGAAACTCTGTGCCGTGATGATCGGATACGGCCGGGCAGGTTCGACGTCGACTCGGCAGCGTTGCGGACCGCAACGCAACGCAACGCTCTACAGGCCAAGCACGTCACCGTCCCTTTCATTGTTCGCTGATTGGTTTTTaggctggtttgagctggctggtgctggtttgttgtgagagaaaaacactattagcTGACTGATTTGCACTgactgaaaccaataagcgaacatgGTAAACAACATTATCAGCGCGGTGAGCGTGTCCTGTAGGTCTGTGGCGGCACTGAAGGCGACGGCTCCCCGAATGGCGTGTTGACAACGGGGCAGGGCGTGCCAGCAAGGATTGCCGGCTCGCAGGTCGCAGCCCCGCAGGAGGCAACACCGCNNNNNNNNNNNNNNNNNNNNNNNNNNNNNNNNNNNNNNNNNNNNNNNNNNNNNNNNNNNNNNNNNNNNNNNNNNNNNNNNNNNNNNNNNNNNNNNNNNNNTattatatcgggcactcgacaaacggtagatttgccgagtgtttcctcCGAGACACTCGACATATttactatttgccgagtgtcaacactCGTCAAACATCAGACACTCGGCATATTTAATTTTTGCCAAGTGTCAACACTCGGCCTCTGTGGGACACTCGGCAATAACCAACACGTGACCCGCGCGTGCGCCGTCCTAACGGACGGCGTGCCGGCCGTTAGTACttcgccgagtgtccgttagaggCATTCGGCGAAGTAcatgtttgctgagtgttttctgccggcactcggcgaagtatatgggtttgccgagtgtttatggagacactcggcaaatctaaaACTATTTTTTTCCTCCTTGGCCCTCCACAATTTTTCTACTCCCCACATACGACATTTGGTACTGCATGTTAAAAGTTGGTCTATTTCTTGGTCTGTTTGCTACATTTAGTGAATTAATTTCATTTTGAGTAATTTATTGATTTAagtgaaatttgaactgcaagtgattgaaataatataataaaatgagtGGAAAAATCATATTCATATTCATGTCATTGAGTCCGGATTGGTGTCTCAtgcaggaaatgaaaagaaattttcgaacattttgttcaggaaacacgaccacgaacgtgtgtccaaatgatttttaaattctacaaaaaccaaacaagtctgaaaatcacgagatttgtcaagatgtcatgatatcatatgtggaggctatggtaaaaaaattgagaatgtttcgcaCAATTTGTGACGTATGATGCTTACAAACGGAAGCATCTCCAGAGAAGATTCGTAGAACTTAGAAGGATCTGGTAAGATTTAGAGTCCAAGTGACATGTGATTTGGGGTTTGAGTTCAAATTTTTTGGTATAGGCAATAcacaacatagattggttcatGTCAAATTTTGACAATTTTTCGGATCcatttgatattttttatttattaattgcaattatagaattttagttgatataaattaattttgagctataactgcatgaaataatgaaataaTATTAGTAGAAAAAACAAATGTGCAtttttgagtgaatttgacaagttttttttttcaaaatatataGGTAAAAGTTACTAAAACCAGCTATTAAAGGTATACATGAAATATTAGCATAATTTGTCGAGTGTTTCTatataacactcggtaaagtagCTCTTTGCGGAGTGTCTTctacaaaacactcggcaaggTCTAGGTGATGGCCCACTGCCAAGCGAGTAGAccttttgaaaaaaaatttaaaaaaataaaaggggGGTATGCCGAGTGTGagatcgcgggcactcggcaTACCCCCTGACAGTTAACCCGGCGTGACCCCGCACGCCACACAAACGCACACACGCCAAAGACACACGCCGCGACCACCCGACCCCGTCCCGTCGGCATCCCCCCCACCGGCGTCCCCGCCCCCACGTCTCCGCCCCCGCTCCATCCCCCGGCGACGCCCCCGCGTCCCCAACCCCGCTCCATCCCCCGGCGACGCGACCCCACCGCCCCCGGCGGCGTGACCCCGCTTGGCCAGCGGCGGCTCCACCCGGCGACGCGCCCCCGCCCCCTGGCATCGCCCTCTCAGCCCCGACGCGCCATGCCCACGGCGGCTCCACCCGGCGGCGCCTTCTTGGCCCCGGCGCGCCACGCCCGTGGCCCGGCCGTCCCCCGGTGCGCTACGCCCATGCCGTCCTAGGTAATTCTAAAATTTTTGTTGTTCTAGTTAATTAGAAACGAAGTTAGAAATTAGAAATTAGAAAGATGATTTAGAAAA
This region includes:
- the LOC136497826 gene encoding uncharacterized protein — protein: MGIHLLAFVAARGFLQVFQVSAPLLWPLNLWLPLARHLPEACAAFYDALVSHAGRLRATVRRHRRDSGSRRALDEYLRNATMLTLSD